The following are encoded together in the Coffea arabica cultivar ET-39 chromosome 1c, Coffea Arabica ET-39 HiFi, whole genome shotgun sequence genome:
- the LOC113743950 gene encoding tubulin alpha-5 chain, which yields MREIISIHIGQAGIQVGNSCWELYCLEHGIHADGMMPSDTTVGIAHDAFNTFFSETGSGKHVPRAIFLDLEPTVIDEVRTGTYRQLFHPEQLISGKEDAANNFARGHYTVGKEIVDLCLDRVRKLADNCTGLQGFLVFNAVGGGTGSGLGSLLLERLSVDYGKKSKLGFTIYPSPQVSTAVVEPYNSVLSTHSLLEHTDVAVLLDNEAIYDICRRSLDIERPTYTNLNRLISQIISSLTTSLRFDGAINVDITEFQTNLVPYPRIHFMLSSYAPVISAEKAYHEQLSVPEITNAVFEPSSMMAKCDPRHGKYMACCLMYRGDVVPKDVNAAVATIKTKRTVQFVDWCPTGFKCGINYQPPTVVPGGDLAKVQRAVCMISNNTAVAEVFSRIDHKFDLMYSKRAFVHWYVGEGMEEGEFSEAREDLAALEKDYEEVGAEGVDEEEEPEDY from the exons ATGAGAGAAATCATAAGCATTCACATAGGACAAGCAGGGATTCAGGTTGGGAATTCCTGTTGGGAGCTGTATTGCCTTGAACATGGCATCCACGCTGATGGCATGATGCCCAG TGACACTACAGTGGGTATTGCACATGATGCATTCAACACTTTTTTTAGCGAAACCGGATCAGGGAAGCATGTTCCAAGAGCTATTTTTTTGGATCTCGAACCCACTGTTATCGATGAGGTCAGGACTGGGACATACCGCCAGCTTTTCCACCCTGAACAGCTTATTTCTGGAAAGGAAGATGCTGCTAACAATTTTGCAAGAGGGCATTATACTG TCGGAAAAGAGATTGTTGATCTTTGCCTGGATAGGGTGAGGAAATTGGCTGATAATTGCACTGGCTTGCAAGGTTTCTTAGTTTTCAATGCTGTTGGTGGTGGTACTGGTTCTGGATTGGGATCATTGTTATTGGAGCGTTTGTCTGTGGACTATGGAAAGAAGTCTAAGCTTGGCTTCACCATCTATCCTTCTCCCCAG GTATCCACTGCTGTTGTGGAGCCTTATAACAGTGTTCTTTCTACTCATTCCCTCCTTGAACACACGGATGTTGCTGTGCTGTTGGACAATGAAGCCATTTATGATATTTGTAGGAGATCTCTAGATATTGAGAgacctacatatactaatttgAACCGCTTGATTTCTCAAATCATTTCATCCCTGACAACTTCTTTAAGATTTGATGGAGCCATCAATGTGGACATTACAGAGTTCCAGACCAACCTTGTACCATATCCTCGAATTCATTTCATGCTTTCATCTTATGCACCTGTAATATCAGCTGAGAAAGCATACCATGAACAGCTATCAGTGCCTGAGATAACAAATGCAGTGTTTGAGCCCTCAAGCATGATGGCAAAATGTGATCCTAGACATGGGAAGTATATGGCTTGCTGCCTGATGTACCGTGGAGATGTTGTTCCCAAAGATGTCAATGCTGCTGTTGCTACCATAAAAACCAAAAGGACAGTTCAGTTTGTTGACTG GTGCCCTACCGGCTTCAAATGTGGTATTAACTATCAACCTCCAACTGTGGTACCGGGGGGTGATCTTGCCAAAGTGCAGCGAGCTGTGTGCATGATCAGTAATAATACTGCAGTGGCAGAAGTTTTTTCGCGGATTGATCATAAGTTTGACCTCATGTACTCCAAGAGGGCATTTGTTCATTGGTACGTCGGTGAAGGCATGGAAGAAGGAGAGTTCTCCGAAGCCCGAGAGGACTTGGCTGCTCTTGAGAAGGATTACGAGGAAGTTGGTGCTGAAGGTGTTGACGAAGAGGAAGAACCCGAAGACTACTGA
- the LOC113687263 gene encoding uncharacterized protein isoform X4 — MSSEDGGKLLTLVQNRIERCLRLYMNQREVMNTLFIHDNIEPHVTEIVWQKLEEENQEFFKAYYLRLMVKEQIMEFNKLLAEQVELMRRFGSAGIASISMSNGSHIAPTQQNLGVCRAAENVGPTLRAENIHQPISANLHNVFSNCGSSMQSCVETAINMASHSRNVDVSANMLLGQSSNRAITPVIDGGMIKSEPSYAGNSSFEFGAHNNLVESRSALADASVSSFSSVESNSQPLNETLIDADTSSFGFFGQISQHFGLSDLGADFANDMYSSPPFMTADSGNFLDPNEIERLNTAPESLRYQDLGGD; from the exons GTGCAAAATCGCATAGAAAGGTGTCTCCGCCTTTATATGAACCAAAGGGAAGTTATGAACACTCTGTTCATTCACGACAACATAGAGCCACATGTTACTGAAATTG TTTGGCAAAAGCTGgaagaagaaaatcaagaattcTTCAAGGCATATTATCTAAGATTGATGGTGAAAGAGCAAATCATGGAATTCAACAAGTTGCTTGCAGAACAGGTGGAGTTGATGCGTCGATTTGGGTCAGCAGGGATAGCATCCATATCTATGTCTAATGGATCTCATATTGCACCAA CACAACAAAACTTGGGTGTTTGTAGAGCTGCAGAAAATGTTGGCCCTACTTTGAGGGCGGAGAACATACACCAGCCTATTTCTGCCAATTTACACAATGTTTTCAGCAACTGTGGGTCATCAATGCAGTCATGTGTCGAAACAGCTATTAATATGGCTTCTCATAGCAGAAACGTTGATGTTTCTGCAAATATGTTGTTGGGTCAGAGCTCAAATAGGGCAATAACACCTGTAATAGATGGAGGGATGATTAAATCAGAACCTAGCTACGCTGGCAATTCTTCTTTTGAGTTTGGTGCACATAACAATCTTGTGGAGTCTCGTTCTGCATTGGCTGATGCATCTGTCTCATCTTTCAGTAGTGTGGAGTCCAATTCACAACCCTTAAACGAAACTCTGATTGATGCTGACACTTCTTCATTTGGGTTTTTTGGGCAAATTTCTCAACATTTTGGCCTCTCAGACCTCGGAGCTGATTTTGCCAATG ACATGTACTCTAGCCCACCCTTCATGACAGCTGATTCAGGCAACTTTCTTGACCCCAATG AGATTGAAAGGTTGAATACTGCACCAGAAAGCTTGAGATACCAAGATCTTGGTGGTGACTAG
- the LOC113687263 gene encoding uncharacterized protein isoform X5, giving the protein MNQREVMNTLFIHDNIEPHVTEIVWQKLEEENQEFFKAYYLRLMVKEQIMEFNKLLAEQVELMRRFGSAGIASISMSNGSHIAPTQQNLGVCRAAENVGPTLRAENIHQPISANLHNVFSNCGSSMQSCVETAINMASHSRNVDVSANMLLGQSSNRAITPVIDGGMIKSEPSYAGNSSFEFGAHNNLVESRSALADASVSSFSSVESNSQPLNETLIDADTSSFGFFGQISQHFGLSDLGADFANGSDMYSSPPFMTADSGNFLDPNAEIERLNTAPESLRYQDLGGD; this is encoded by the exons ATGAACCAAAGGGAAGTTATGAACACTCTGTTCATTCACGACAACATAGAGCCACATGTTACTGAAATTG TTTGGCAAAAGCTGgaagaagaaaatcaagaattcTTCAAGGCATATTATCTAAGATTGATGGTGAAAGAGCAAATCATGGAATTCAACAAGTTGCTTGCAGAACAGGTGGAGTTGATGCGTCGATTTGGGTCAGCAGGGATAGCATCCATATCTATGTCTAATGGATCTCATATTGCACCAA CACAACAAAACTTGGGTGTTTGTAGAGCTGCAGAAAATGTTGGCCCTACTTTGAGGGCGGAGAACATACACCAGCCTATTTCTGCCAATTTACACAATGTTTTCAGCAACTGTGGGTCATCAATGCAGTCATGTGTCGAAACAGCTATTAATATGGCTTCTCATAGCAGAAACGTTGATGTTTCTGCAAATATGTTGTTGGGTCAGAGCTCAAATAGGGCAATAACACCTGTAATAGATGGAGGGATGATTAAATCAGAACCTAGCTACGCTGGCAATTCTTCTTTTGAGTTTGGTGCACATAACAATCTTGTGGAGTCTCGTTCTGCATTGGCTGATGCATCTGTCTCATCTTTCAGTAGTGTGGAGTCCAATTCACAACCCTTAAACGAAACTCTGATTGATGCTGACACTTCTTCATTTGGGTTTTTTGGGCAAATTTCTCAACATTTTGGCCTCTCAGACCTCGGAGCTGATTTTGCCAATGGTTCTg ACATGTACTCTAGCCCACCCTTCATGACAGCTGATTCAGGCAACTTTCTTGACCCCAATG CAGAGATTGAAAGGTTGAATACTGCACCAGAAAGCTTGAGATACCAAGATCTTGGTGGTGACTAG
- the LOC113687263 gene encoding uncharacterized protein isoform X2, protein MSSEDGGKLLTLVQNRIERCLRLYMNQREVMNTLFIHDNIEPHVTEIVWQKLEEENQEFFKAYYLRLMVKEQIMEFNKLLAEQVELMRRFGSAGIASISMSNGSHIAPTQQNLGVCRAAENVGPTLRAENIHQPISANLHNVFSNCGSSMQSCVETAINMASHSRNVDVSANMLLGQSSNRAITPVIDGGMIKSEPSYAGNSSFEFGAHNNLVESRSALADASVSSFSSVESNSQPLNETLIDADTSSFGFFGQISQHFGLSDLGADFANGSDMYSSPPFMTADSGNFLDPNEIERLNTAPESLRYQDLGGD, encoded by the exons GTGCAAAATCGCATAGAAAGGTGTCTCCGCCTTTATATGAACCAAAGGGAAGTTATGAACACTCTGTTCATTCACGACAACATAGAGCCACATGTTACTGAAATTG TTTGGCAAAAGCTGgaagaagaaaatcaagaattcTTCAAGGCATATTATCTAAGATTGATGGTGAAAGAGCAAATCATGGAATTCAACAAGTTGCTTGCAGAACAGGTGGAGTTGATGCGTCGATTTGGGTCAGCAGGGATAGCATCCATATCTATGTCTAATGGATCTCATATTGCACCAA CACAACAAAACTTGGGTGTTTGTAGAGCTGCAGAAAATGTTGGCCCTACTTTGAGGGCGGAGAACATACACCAGCCTATTTCTGCCAATTTACACAATGTTTTCAGCAACTGTGGGTCATCAATGCAGTCATGTGTCGAAACAGCTATTAATATGGCTTCTCATAGCAGAAACGTTGATGTTTCTGCAAATATGTTGTTGGGTCAGAGCTCAAATAGGGCAATAACACCTGTAATAGATGGAGGGATGATTAAATCAGAACCTAGCTACGCTGGCAATTCTTCTTTTGAGTTTGGTGCACATAACAATCTTGTGGAGTCTCGTTCTGCATTGGCTGATGCATCTGTCTCATCTTTCAGTAGTGTGGAGTCCAATTCACAACCCTTAAACGAAACTCTGATTGATGCTGACACTTCTTCATTTGGGTTTTTTGGGCAAATTTCTCAACATTTTGGCCTCTCAGACCTCGGAGCTGATTTTGCCAATGGTTCTg ACATGTACTCTAGCCCACCCTTCATGACAGCTGATTCAGGCAACTTTCTTGACCCCAATG AGATTGAAAGGTTGAATACTGCACCAGAAAGCTTGAGATACCAAGATCTTGGTGGTGACTAG
- the LOC113687263 gene encoding uncharacterized protein isoform X1 — protein sequence MSSEDGGKLLTLVQNRIERCLRLYMNQREVMNTLFIHDNIEPHVTEIVWQKLEEENQEFFKAYYLRLMVKEQIMEFNKLLAEQVELMRRFGSAGIASISMSNGSHIAPTQQNLGVCRAAENVGPTLRAENIHQPISANLHNVFSNCGSSMQSCVETAINMASHSRNVDVSANMLLGQSSNRAITPVIDGGMIKSEPSYAGNSSFEFGAHNNLVESRSALADASVSSFSSVESNSQPLNETLIDADTSSFGFFGQISQHFGLSDLGADFANGSDMYSSPPFMTADSGNFLDPNAEIERLNTAPESLRYQDLGGD from the exons GTGCAAAATCGCATAGAAAGGTGTCTCCGCCTTTATATGAACCAAAGGGAAGTTATGAACACTCTGTTCATTCACGACAACATAGAGCCACATGTTACTGAAATTG TTTGGCAAAAGCTGgaagaagaaaatcaagaattcTTCAAGGCATATTATCTAAGATTGATGGTGAAAGAGCAAATCATGGAATTCAACAAGTTGCTTGCAGAACAGGTGGAGTTGATGCGTCGATTTGGGTCAGCAGGGATAGCATCCATATCTATGTCTAATGGATCTCATATTGCACCAA CACAACAAAACTTGGGTGTTTGTAGAGCTGCAGAAAATGTTGGCCCTACTTTGAGGGCGGAGAACATACACCAGCCTATTTCTGCCAATTTACACAATGTTTTCAGCAACTGTGGGTCATCAATGCAGTCATGTGTCGAAACAGCTATTAATATGGCTTCTCATAGCAGAAACGTTGATGTTTCTGCAAATATGTTGTTGGGTCAGAGCTCAAATAGGGCAATAACACCTGTAATAGATGGAGGGATGATTAAATCAGAACCTAGCTACGCTGGCAATTCTTCTTTTGAGTTTGGTGCACATAACAATCTTGTGGAGTCTCGTTCTGCATTGGCTGATGCATCTGTCTCATCTTTCAGTAGTGTGGAGTCCAATTCACAACCCTTAAACGAAACTCTGATTGATGCTGACACTTCTTCATTTGGGTTTTTTGGGCAAATTTCTCAACATTTTGGCCTCTCAGACCTCGGAGCTGATTTTGCCAATGGTTCTg ACATGTACTCTAGCCCACCCTTCATGACAGCTGATTCAGGCAACTTTCTTGACCCCAATG CAGAGATTGAAAGGTTGAATACTGCACCAGAAAGCTTGAGATACCAAGATCTTGGTGGTGACTAG
- the LOC113687263 gene encoding uncharacterized protein isoform X3, whose translation MSSEDGGKLLTLVQNRIERCLRLYMNQREVMNTLFIHDNIEPHVTEIVWQKLEEENQEFFKAYYLRLMVKEQIMEFNKLLAEQVELMRRFGSAGIASISMSNGSHIAPTQQNLGVCRAAENVGPTLRAENIHQPISANLHNVFSNCGSSMQSCVETAINMASHSRNVDVSANMLLGQSSNRAITPVIDGGMIKSEPSYAGNSSFEFGAHNNLVESRSALADASVSSFSSVESNSQPLNETLIDADTSSFGFFGQISQHFGLSDLGADFANDMYSSPPFMTADSGNFLDPNAEIERLNTAPESLRYQDLGGD comes from the exons GTGCAAAATCGCATAGAAAGGTGTCTCCGCCTTTATATGAACCAAAGGGAAGTTATGAACACTCTGTTCATTCACGACAACATAGAGCCACATGTTACTGAAATTG TTTGGCAAAAGCTGgaagaagaaaatcaagaattcTTCAAGGCATATTATCTAAGATTGATGGTGAAAGAGCAAATCATGGAATTCAACAAGTTGCTTGCAGAACAGGTGGAGTTGATGCGTCGATTTGGGTCAGCAGGGATAGCATCCATATCTATGTCTAATGGATCTCATATTGCACCAA CACAACAAAACTTGGGTGTTTGTAGAGCTGCAGAAAATGTTGGCCCTACTTTGAGGGCGGAGAACATACACCAGCCTATTTCTGCCAATTTACACAATGTTTTCAGCAACTGTGGGTCATCAATGCAGTCATGTGTCGAAACAGCTATTAATATGGCTTCTCATAGCAGAAACGTTGATGTTTCTGCAAATATGTTGTTGGGTCAGAGCTCAAATAGGGCAATAACACCTGTAATAGATGGAGGGATGATTAAATCAGAACCTAGCTACGCTGGCAATTCTTCTTTTGAGTTTGGTGCACATAACAATCTTGTGGAGTCTCGTTCTGCATTGGCTGATGCATCTGTCTCATCTTTCAGTAGTGTGGAGTCCAATTCACAACCCTTAAACGAAACTCTGATTGATGCTGACACTTCTTCATTTGGGTTTTTTGGGCAAATTTCTCAACATTTTGGCCTCTCAGACCTCGGAGCTGATTTTGCCAATG ACATGTACTCTAGCCCACCCTTCATGACAGCTGATTCAGGCAACTTTCTTGACCCCAATG CAGAGATTGAAAGGTTGAATACTGCACCAGAAAGCTTGAGATACCAAGATCTTGGTGGTGACTAG